ACGCGGACGCGGACGCGGACGCGGAAGCGGAAACGCAAGCCGAGCTCGTCGACGACCCCGATCCCGCCGACGTCTCCCCGACCCCTGGCGGCATGGGCACCCTCGAAGACGCCGAGTCGGGCCCCCCCGAAGACACCGAAGACACCGAGCCCGAAGAAGAAGCAGCGGAGGAGGGTGGCCTCACCTTCGGCGGCAGCCTCGGCGGCGAGTACCGCCACCGCGTCGTGTTCCTCAGCGACTTCCCGCTCGACCCGCTCCCGCGCACCGATCCCGCGACCACCGGGCGCTACGGCTCCAACTTCTGGGGCGAGCAGTGGCTGCGTCTGCACGGGGAGCTCGCGCTCCGCCCGGTGCTGCGTCTGTACGCCGAGACCGACCTCGTCTGGGGCGTGGCCTACGGCGACCTGGCCCAGGGCCTCGACCCCGCCGCGTGGCCGCGCGACGACTACGGCTATCCGGGCCTCCGGTTGCGTCAGCTGTACCTCGAGTGGCGTACCCCCATCGGCCTGCTCCGGGTCGGACAGATGGCCTTCAGCTGGGGCCTCGGCATCATCAGCAACGGCGGCAACGACCCGCCGGTCTTCGGCGACTACCGCTACGGCGACCTGGTCCGACGGCTGCTTTTCGCGACCAAGCCCGCGGGCGAGGACAGCCCCTTCACGATCGCGGTCGCCGGCGACTGGGTCGCCTGGGATCTCATCGCGGACCACGACGGCCGCGGCGACCTGGCGTTCCAGGGGCTGCTCGCCGCCTTCTACGAGGACGACGAAGACAACCAGCTCGGCGCGTACGCGGCGTACCGCCACCAGACGAACACCCTGAACGACGAGCTCAGCGTCTTCGTCGGCGACGTCTTCGCCAAGCTGCACTTCGGCGAGCCGAGCGGGGGGCGCATCCGCGTCGCGTTCGAGGCGGCGTACGTGCGCGGAACCACGACCCTGACCCGAACCGTCACGCACCCCGAGCAGGACGTGGAGCAGCTCCTCGCGGTGGCGCAGATCGGCCGGGTCTCGCCCCACCTCGACCTCATCCTCGAGGGCGGCTACGCGAGCGGCGACTCGAACGCGGAGGACGGCATCCAGCGCCGCGGCACGATCGACCCCGATCACCGCGTCGGGCTGATCCTCTTCCCCGAGGTGCTCGCCGCGCAGAGCGCGCGCTCGGCCAACCTCGCGCGCTCGCCGACCCTCTTCGGCCGTCCCAGCCGCGGCACCGAGCTGCTGCCGACCAACGGCGGCGTGTCGAACGCCTACTACTTCTTCCCGTACGCGATCTGGCGCCCGATGGACTGGATCGACGTGCGCCTCGGCGGCGTCGTCGCGTGGAGCTCCTCGGACGTCGTGGACCCCTTCGCGCAGCGCGCGCGCTCGCGCTCGGTCAACTATCGCGGCGGCGATCCGTCGCGGAGAGACCTCGGGCTCGAGCTGGACGGAGCGGTGCTCTTGCACGGCGAGATCTCGGAAGGCGTCACGCTGAGCGGCGGCGTGGAGGGGGGCGTGCTCTTCCCGGGCGCGGCGTTCGAGGACGCCGACGGCAACCGCATGGACACCGTCGCCATGACGCGGCTCCGGCTCGGGATCCGGTACTGAGAGGGGAGGGGGGGCATGCAACGAATCCTGATGGTGTTCGCGCTGGTCGCGCTCGGCTGCGACGGCGACACGATCGCGGACGCGGGGCCGCCGCCCGACGACACGGGCGTCGCGTCCGGTGACGCGGGCGTCGATGGTGGCCCGCCGCCGCCGCCCTTCGTGCCCGACTCGTACTGTCCCGGCAGCGCGGGCTGCGAGGCGGGCGCCGGGGGCACGCTCGAGGTCGGGGCGGCCGCGGTCACGATCACGCCGATCATCGACGACACCACGGACATCCTGAGCGTGGACACCGACGGCGACGGCGAGTTCGAGCCGGGGGACGGCGACGAGTTCGCGGACCGCGACGGAGTCCCCGGGTTCCAGGGCGTCTGGATCGCGGGCTTCGGCAACGCGCGCGCGGCGAGCGGGGTCAACGACGACGTCTGGGCGCGCGCGGTGGTGATGCAGAACGCCGACACCACGATCGCGCTCGTCTCCCTCGACGTCATCGGCTGGTTCAAGCCGGACATGGACGTGATCCGCGAGATGGTGGCCGACCTCGGCATCGACCACGTGGCGATCAGCGCGACCCACACGCACCAGAACCGCGACACGATCGGCATCTGGGGCATCGCGCAGGACAGCACGGGGCGGAGCGACGCCTACAACCAGCGCGTGCGCGAGGGGGCGGCGCAGGCCATCCGGGACGCACACGAGACGTTGCGGCCCGCGAACGTGCAGTACAGCGCCGTGGACCTCCGCGAGAAGCCCGGGGGCGTGACGCGCTGGGTCGGGGATCTGCGCGACCCCGTCATCCTCGACCCGGAGATCCGGGTGATGCGCTTCGTCGAGGCGGGGACCGAGACCACCATCGGCACGCTCGTGAACTTCGGGACCCACCCCGAGTACCTCGACGACCGCAACACGATGATCTCGAGTGACGTGGCCCACTGGCTGCGCGACGGCATCGAGTCGGGCGTGGACGGTCCCGGCGGCGAGCGCGTCGACGGCGTCGGCGGCGTGGCGGTCTTCATGAACGGCGCCGTCGGGAGCCAGATCGGCCCGAACGGGCTCGACGTGCAGACCTGGGCGGGCGAAGCGCTCAGCCAGCGTGACGACGTCTACCGATGGACGGGCACCGTCGGCGGGCAGCTCGCCTACTTCGTGCTCGAGTCGCTCGGGCCCGACGGCGGCTCCACCACCGACGAGACCGCGGCGCTCGGCTACCGGACCCGCACCTTCTTCGTCGACGTGCAGAACGTGGGCTTCCACATCGCGATCCTGCAGCAGCTCTTCGACCGCCCGGGGCACAACTGGGACCCCGACGATCTGTTGATCGCGGGGGAGAACGAGCCGGACCTGCTCACCGAGGTGACGGTGCTGGACATCGGCCGCGCGCAGCTGATCACCGCGCCGGGCGAGCTGGATCCGCAGCTCTTCCTCGGCGGCTACGACGGCGCGTACACCCCCGACGGGGTGCCGATCATCGCGGCCGACAACGAGAACCCGCCCGACCTCGACGCCGCGCCGGGCCCGCCGTATCTGCGCGACCGCGCGCGGGCCGACGCCGAGCAGGTCTGGCTCCTCGGGCAGACCAATGACTACCTCGGCTACC
This portion of the Sandaracinaceae bacterium genome encodes:
- a CDS encoding neutral/alkaline non-lysosomal ceramidase N-terminal domain-containing protein, with protein sequence MQRILMVFALVALGCDGDTIADAGPPPDDTGVASGDAGVDGGPPPPPFVPDSYCPGSAGCEAGAGGTLEVGAAAVTITPIIDDTTDILSVDTDGDGEFEPGDGDEFADRDGVPGFQGVWIAGFGNARAASGVNDDVWARAVVMQNADTTIALVSLDVIGWFKPDMDVIREMVADLGIDHVAISATHTHQNRDTIGIWGIAQDSTGRSDAYNQRVREGAAQAIRDAHETLRPANVQYSAVDLREKPGGVTRWVGDLRDPVILDPEIRVMRFVEAGTETTIGTLVNFGTHPEYLDDRNTMISSDVAHWLRDGIESGVDGPGGERVDGVGGVAVFMNGAVGSQIGPNGLDVQTWAGEALSQRDDVYRWTGTVGGQLAYFVLESLGPDGGSTTDETAALGYRTRTFFVDVQNVGFHIAILQQLFDRPGHNWDPDDLLIAGENEPDLLTEVTVLDIGRAQLITAPGELDPQLFLGGYDGAYTPDGVPIIAADNENPPDLDAAPGPPYLRDRARADAEQVWLLGQTNDYLGYLVPEYNYQLAETAPYLDQAPGDHYEETNSVGVDGWPTIRRELEALLAWSPDEG